From a region of the Rhipicephalus microplus isolate Deutch F79 chromosome X, USDA_Rmic, whole genome shotgun sequence genome:
- the LOC142775972 gene encoding diacylglycerol O-acyltransferase 1-like, protein MFRVWAFLGMLAQVPFAIVIDNIFRNRYNNLGNMAVWISLIIGDYDDGACQRSTITEHLSTVLSSECRRPSIMV, encoded by the exons ATGTTCAGGGTGTGGGCGTTTCTTGGGATGCTTGCACAG GTGCCATTTGCCATTGTCATTGACAACATCTTCCGCAACCGATACAACAACTTGGGCAACATGGCTGTCTGGATTTCACTCATAATAGG TGACTATGATGACGGGGCCTGTCAACGCAGTACTATCACAGAACACCTATCTACGGTACTATCGTCAGAGTGTCGGCGCCCGTCAATCATGGTGTAA
- the Yip1d1 gene encoding yip1 domain-containing 1, which yields MSNYGQNQDYYYDWNNPPPVQQGYVYGTGSHHDFGAQQQFATFDYTAPGGGVNAGYGDPSSYVGSGGSPYTGSILTPDSSLGSYGTDEDFENEPPLLEELGINFDHILQKTVAVLNPMKDPDAAILQESDLAGPLVFCLAFGGFLLLTGKVHFGYIYGIGVLGCLAMYSLLNLMSASGISVGCTVSVLGYCLLPMVLLSGLSILFSLKGSLGTAVALAVVVWCALSASKLFVTALSMVHQQPLVLYPCALVYGVFALLTIF from the coding sequence ATGTCAAACTATGGTCAAAACCAGGATTACTATTATGACTGGAATAATCCACCGCCAGTTCAGCAAGGCTATGTTTACGGCACAGGCTCCCATCATGACTTCGGAGCTCAGCAGCAGTTTGCGACCTTCGATTACACTGCACCCGGCGGCGGAGTGAACGCGGGCTACGGCGACCCATCCAGCTACGTGGGTTCCGGTGGTTCGCCATACACCGGTAGCATCCTGACGCCAGATTCTAGCCTGGGATCATACGGAACAGATGAGGACTTCGAAAACGAACCGCCACTTCTGGAAGAGCTGGGCATTAACTTTGACCACATACTGCAGAAAACGGTAGCAGTGCTGAACCCCATGAAGGACCCAGACGCAGCCATTCTGCAAGAATCTGACCTGGCAGGACCTTTAGTCTTTTGCCTGGCGTTTGGAGGATTCTTGCTGCTCACGGGCAAGGTACACTTCGGCTACATCTATGGCATCGGTGTGCTTGGATGCTTAGCCATGTACTCGCTGCTGAACTTGATGAGTGCGTCCGGCATTTCGGTCGGCTGCACGGTCAGCGTGTTGGGCTACTGCCTTCTCCCCAtggtcttgctgtcgggcttgtCTATCCTGTTCTCGCTGAAGGGCAGCCTGGGTACCGCCGttgcgctcgcagtcgtcgttTGGTGCGCGCTGTCTGCGTCCAAGCTGTTCGTTACCGCGCTGAGCATGGTGCATCAGCAGCCGCTCGTCCTCTACCCATGTGCCCTCGTGTATGGAGTATTTGCGTTGCTCACCATATTCTAG